Proteins from a genomic interval of Pseudomonas versuta:
- a CDS encoding TonB-dependent siderophore receptor, with translation MSRVFRNLPLSSRNRLAIALHAVLLGSGVLTVTQPVTAAPVSAQRSFDVPASDLQESLNIFAQQANISLPYDPALVNNKQAPALRGRFDVAQGLQRLLGGSGLTATESAEGVWTLYPLTSGGAGGQLQLQATSVTGQVLGATTEGSHSYTTGETRTATRLALSPRETPQSVTVITRQQMTDQGLGSIAQVLGQTPGITVVHDDSERFNFYSRGFTLDNFQYDGVPTSDFTTNTNGLGMRDMAIYDRVEVVRGATGLMSGVGSPSGAVNLVRKRPTKEFQGYVAGSGGSWDRYRSELDLSGPLTENGAVRGRIVAAREDGRSFIDRYSSTKDVFYGIGEADLSDDTTAYAGIDYQRINSNGSSFGQLPLYYSDGSRTHFKRSTNPAAKWAYADSESTKYFAGVEQRFASDWLLKVEASHWKGNTEQLQGNIVGWGPFPDKTTGQAQFMSGTKTFEINTDTLDAYATGPFELLGRSHELVLGVNVSNRRTDYLAMNADDVTINYQDWNNDAPRPADLSRGLKQRYKTRESAAYGALRLKPTDDLSVILGTRVVDYDRKGSMTYNAEQTTPTTDNSKTSGKMIPYAGIVYDLNENHSVYASYTDIFTPQSYFDRDDKVLAPMTGQSYETGLKSEYFGGALNTSFALFLIKQDNYAQYDGVRSNGEEAYKAISGTKTKGFEAEISGEIMSGWQLLAGYTYAQPRDKDGKRINSNHPEQLFKLATSYQLDGDLKDLTVGGNVAWQGSTYTELDSSIKADAKEGSFAVVGLMARYEINRNLSATVNLNNVFDREYLSGYGLYSTYYYGDPRNLMLGMKYSF, from the coding sequence ATGTCCCGTGTTTTTCGCAACCTTCCTTTGTCGTCGCGCAACCGTTTAGCCATCGCCTTGCACGCCGTTTTACTGGGCAGTGGCGTGCTGACGGTCACGCAGCCGGTCACAGCCGCGCCTGTCAGCGCGCAACGCAGCTTTGATGTGCCTGCCAGCGATCTGCAGGAGTCGTTAAATATATTTGCCCAGCAGGCCAATATTTCCCTGCCTTACGACCCCGCGCTGGTGAATAACAAACAGGCTCCTGCCCTGAGGGGCCGATTTGATGTGGCGCAGGGCTTGCAACGCCTGCTCGGCGGTAGCGGCCTGACTGCCACCGAAAGCGCCGAGGGTGTGTGGACTCTGTACCCGCTGACGTCCGGCGGTGCTGGCGGGCAATTGCAACTGCAAGCCACCAGCGTAACGGGGCAGGTATTGGGTGCCACCACTGAAGGCAGCCATTCCTACACCACCGGGGAAACAAGGACCGCCACCAGGCTGGCGCTTTCGCCGCGAGAAACACCGCAATCGGTCACGGTCATCACCCGTCAGCAAATGACCGATCAAGGCTTGGGCAGCATCGCCCAGGTGCTGGGGCAAACCCCGGGGATCACGGTGGTGCATGACGATAGCGAGCGATTCAACTTCTACTCCCGTGGCTTCACCCTGGATAACTTTCAATACGACGGCGTGCCGACCTCGGATTTCACCACGAATACCAATGGCCTGGGCATGCGCGACATGGCGATTTACGACCGGGTTGAAGTGGTGCGCGGCGCAACAGGGTTGATGAGCGGGGTGGGCAGCCCGTCCGGCGCGGTGAACCTGGTGCGCAAGCGTCCAACCAAAGAGTTTCAGGGGTATGTGGCCGGCAGCGGCGGCTCCTGGGACCGCTATCGCAGTGAACTGGACCTGTCGGGCCCGCTTACTGAAAACGGTGCGGTGCGCGGCCGGATTGTCGCGGCCCGTGAAGATGGCCGCTCCTTTATCGATCGCTATTCCTCCACCAAGGATGTGTTTTACGGCATCGGCGAAGCCGACCTGAGCGATGACACCACCGCCTATGCGGGCATCGACTATCAACGCATCAACTCCAATGGCTCAAGCTTTGGTCAATTACCGCTGTATTACAGCGACGGCAGCCGAACCCACTTCAAGCGCTCGACCAATCCGGCGGCGAAATGGGCGTATGCCGACAGCGAAAGCACCAAATACTTTGCCGGGGTAGAACAGCGTTTTGCCAGCGACTGGCTGCTCAAGGTCGAGGCCAGCCACTGGAAAGGCAATACCGAACAGCTACAAGGCAACATCGTGGGCTGGGGGCCGTTCCCGGACAAAACCACCGGTCAAGCGCAGTTCATGAGCGGTACCAAAACCTTCGAAATAAACACGGACACCCTGGACGCCTATGCCACCGGGCCATTTGAGTTGTTAGGCCGCAGCCATGAGCTGGTGCTGGGGGTTAACGTCAGCAACCGCCGTACCGACTATCTGGCCATGAATGCCGATGATGTGACCATCAACTATCAAGACTGGAACAACGACGCGCCACGCCCTGCTGATTTAAGCCGCGGCTTGAAGCAAAGGTATAAAACCAGAGAGTCAGCGGCCTACGGCGCGTTGCGCTTGAAGCCCACGGATGATTTGTCGGTCATTCTCGGGACACGGGTGGTGGACTACGACCGCAAGGGGTCCATGACCTACAACGCCGAGCAAACAACGCCGACCACGGATAACTCGAAAACATCTGGAAAAATGATCCCTTACGCGGGCATCGTCTACGACCTGAATGAAAACCACTCGGTCTATGCCAGCTATACCGATATTTTCACCCCGCAAAGTTACTTTGACCGTGATGACAAAGTCCTGGCACCGATGACCGGCCAGAGCTATGAAACAGGATTGAAGTCGGAATATTTCGGCGGTGCCCTCAACACCAGCTTTGCACTGTTCCTGATCAAGCAGGACAACTACGCCCAATACGACGGCGTGCGCTCCAACGGCGAAGAGGCCTACAAGGCCATCAGCGGGACCAAAACCAAAGGCTTTGAGGCTGAAATCTCCGGCGAAATCATGAGCGGCTGGCAGTTGCTCGCGGGCTATACCTACGCCCAGCCACGGGACAAGGACGGCAAACGGATCAACAGTAACCACCCTGAGCAGTTGTTCAAGCTGGCGACCAGTTATCAGCTTGACGGCGACCTTAAAGACCTGACGGTCGGCGGTAATGTGGCGTGGCAAGGCTCGACCTACACCGAGCTGGATTCCTCGATCAAGGCTGATGCCAAGGAGGGCAGCTTCGCGGTGGTGGGCTTGATGGCCCGCTATGAGATCAACCGCAACCTCAGCGCTACGGTCAATCTCAACAACGTGTTCGACCGCGAATACCTCAGCGGTTACGGGCTGTATTCGACCTATTACTACGGCGATCCACGCAATCTGATGCTGGGGATGAAGTACAGTTTCTGA
- the rfaD gene encoding ADP-glyceromanno-heptose 6-epimerase, whose product MSIIVTGAAGFIGSNLVKALNRRGERDIIAVDDLTEGDKCRNLADCDIEDYIDKREFVHRFSNRQLGDIRAVLHQGACSSTVESDGRLMMDNNYRFSCDVLQACQEQSTAFIYASSAAVYGANRDFREVRECERPLNVYAYSKFLFDQYVRRLLPRARSQIVGLRYFNVYGPHEQHKGRMASMVWHCFNQYREHGHVELFGEYGGYPAGGHMRDFVAVEDVVKVNLHWLDHPHTSGIFNLGTGVARTFNDLALATINCLRGAAGRPPLTLETAALEGALRYFEFPEELKSKYQVYTCADLSQLREAGYGEPMAGLEAGVERYCRSLLTR is encoded by the coding sequence ATGAGCATCATCGTAACCGGGGCCGCCGGTTTTATCGGCAGCAACCTGGTGAAGGCACTTAACCGGCGCGGTGAGCGTGACATCATTGCCGTGGACGATCTGACTGAAGGCGACAAGTGCCGCAATCTGGCGGACTGTGATATCGAGGACTACATCGATAAACGCGAATTCGTGCATCGTTTTTCCAACCGTCAGTTGGGTGATATACGCGCCGTGCTGCATCAGGGCGCATGCTCCAGTACGGTTGAAAGTGACGGCCGGTTGATGATGGACAACAACTACCGTTTCAGCTGTGACGTGCTGCAAGCCTGCCAGGAGCAATCGACTGCTTTTATTTATGCCTCCTCGGCTGCGGTCTATGGCGCCAACCGGGATTTTCGCGAAGTTCGCGAGTGTGAGCGGCCGCTGAACGTGTACGCCTACTCCAAATTTCTCTTCGACCAGTACGTGCGCCGGCTACTGCCCAGGGCGCGCAGCCAGATTGTGGGTTTGCGCTACTTCAATGTGTACGGCCCGCACGAGCAACACAAAGGGCGAATGGCCTCGATGGTCTGGCATTGCTTCAACCAGTACCGCGAGCATGGTCATGTCGAGTTGTTTGGTGAATACGGCGGCTACCCGGCAGGCGGGCACATGCGCGATTTTGTCGCGGTGGAGGATGTGGTCAAGGTCAATCTGCACTGGCTCGATCACCCGCACACCAGTGGCATTTTTAACCTGGGTACCGGTGTAGCCCGTACGTTCAACGATCTGGCGCTGGCGACAATCAACTGTTTGCGTGGGGCAGCGGGGCGGCCGCCCTTGACCCTGGAAACGGCAGCCCTTGAAGGGGCGTTGCGCTATTTCGAATTCCCTGAAGAGCTCAAGAGCAAATATCAGGTTTACACCTGTGCCGACCTGAGTCAGTTGCGTGAGGCGGGGTATGGCGAGCCGATGGCGGGTCTGGAGGCGGGCGTGGAACGCTATTGCAGGAGTCTGCTGACTCGCTGA
- the tal gene encoding transaldolase, with translation MTSKLEQLKQFTTVVADTGDLDAITRLKPVDATTNPSLLLKAAAMPGYAELLKNAIAHANGDVGLACDHFAVSVGSGILKVIPGRISTEVDARLSFDEYALLKKANQLVELYDKAGVGRDRVLIKLASTWEGIRAAEKLENDGIQTNLTLLFSFAQAAACADAGVFLISPFVGRIYDWYKKSTGIDYTGSDDPGVQSVTRIYNYYKANDYKTVVMGASFRNLNQIEQLAGCDRLTISPDLLEKLALDQGQLERKLSPGHQGEPRQSLNEAQFRWASNEDAMATEKLAEGIRQFARDQEKLEALLTAK, from the coding sequence ATGACTTCCAAGCTGGAACAACTCAAGCAGTTCACCACCGTGGTCGCAGACACCGGCGACCTCGACGCGATTACCCGCCTCAAACCTGTTGATGCCACCACCAATCCATCGCTGCTGCTTAAAGCCGCAGCCATGCCGGGTTATGCCGAGCTGCTGAAAAACGCCATCGCCCACGCAAACGGTGATGTTGGCCTGGCCTGCGACCACTTCGCGGTCTCGGTGGGTAGCGGTATCTTGAAGGTCATTCCGGGCCGTATTTCGACCGAAGTCGATGCCCGCCTGTCGTTCGACGAATATGCCTTGCTGAAAAAAGCCAACCAGCTGGTCGAGCTTTACGACAAGGCCGGCGTGGGCCGCGACCGGGTACTGATCAAGCTTGCCTCGACCTGGGAAGGCATCCGTGCCGCTGAAAAACTGGAAAATGACGGCATTCAAACCAACCTGACCCTGCTGTTCTCGTTTGCCCAGGCTGCTGCCTGTGCCGATGCCGGGGTGTTCCTGATTTCGCCGTTCGTGGGCCGGATCTACGACTGGTACAAAAAATCCACCGGCATTGACTACACAGGGTCGGATGATCCGGGTGTGCAGTCCGTGACCCGCATCTACAACTACTACAAAGCCAATGACTACAAGACCGTGGTCATGGGTGCCAGCTTCCGTAACCTGAACCAGATCGAACAGCTGGCCGGTTGCGACCGCCTGACCATCAGCCCGGACCTGCTGGAAAAACTGGCACTGGACCAAGGCCAACTGGAGCGCAAATTGAGCCCGGGCCATCAGGGCGAGCCACGCCAGAGCCTGAACGAAGCGCAGTTCCGCTGGGCCTCCAACGAAGACGCAATGGCCACCGAGAAACTGGCCGAGGGCATCCGCCAGTTCGCCCGCGACCAGGAAAAACTCGAGGCATTGTTAACGGCCAAGTAA
- the ccoN gene encoding cytochrome-c oxidase, cbb3-type subunit I, protein MSTALNGQAYNYKVVRQFAIMTVVWGVVGMAMGVWIASQLVWPQMNLDLPWTTFGRLRPLHTSLVIFGFAGSAQFAASYYAVQRTCQVRLFSDKLAAFTFWGWQSVIVIMLVTLPLGYTTTKEYAEIEFTGAVWLTVVWVVYAIVFFTTVVQRKTRHIYVGNWFFGAFILVIAMLHVVNHLAIPVDWFKSYPVYAGATDAMVQWWYGHNAVGFFLTTGFLGMMYYFVPKQAGRPIYSYRLSIVHFWALITLYIWAGPHHLHYTALPDWAQSLGMAMSIILLAPSWGGMINGMMTLSGAWHKLRTDPILRFLVLSLAFYGMSTFEGPMMAIKTVNALSHYTDWTIGHVHAGALGWVAMITFGALYHMIPKIFGREQMYSIGLINLHFWLATIGTVLYIASMWVNGITQGLMWRAINDDGTLTYSFVESLTASHPGYVVRLVGGLFFLSGMLLMCWNVWRTVRVANLKQAELTAQIA, encoded by the coding sequence ATGAGCACAGCACTAAACGGGCAGGCCTATAACTATAAGGTCGTCCGCCAATTCGCCATCATGACGGTAGTATGGGGCGTGGTCGGCATGGCCATGGGGGTGTGGATCGCCTCGCAACTGGTCTGGCCGCAAATGAATCTGGACCTGCCCTGGACCACCTTCGGCCGCCTGCGACCCCTGCACACCAGCCTGGTGATTTTCGGCTTTGCCGGCAGCGCACAGTTTGCCGCCAGCTATTACGCGGTGCAGCGCACTTGTCAGGTACGGTTATTCTCCGACAAGCTGGCGGCCTTCACCTTTTGGGGCTGGCAATCGGTGATCGTGATCATGCTGGTCACCCTGCCGCTGGGCTACACCACAACCAAGGAATACGCAGAAATAGAATTCACCGGTGCCGTGTGGCTGACCGTGGTCTGGGTCGTCTACGCCATCGTGTTCTTCACCACCGTGGTGCAGCGCAAAACCAGACATATCTACGTCGGCAACTGGTTTTTTGGCGCCTTTATTCTGGTGATTGCCATGCTGCACGTGGTCAACCACCTGGCGATTCCGGTGGACTGGTTCAAGTCTTATCCGGTGTATGCCGGGGCCACCGACGCCATGGTGCAGTGGTGGTATGGGCATAACGCAGTAGGATTTTTCCTGACCACCGGCTTTCTCGGGATGATGTACTACTTTGTGCCGAAACAGGCCGGCCGGCCGATCTACTCGTATCGCCTCTCGATTGTGCATTTTTGGGCGCTGATCACTCTCTATATCTGGGCCGGGCCCCATCACCTGCACTACACCGCACTGCCTGACTGGGCGCAGTCGCTAGGCATGGCCATGTCGATCATCCTGCTGGCCCCGAGCTGGGGCGGCATGATCAACGGCATGATGACCCTTTCGGGGGCCTGGCATAAATTGCGCACCGACCCGATCCTGCGGTTTCTGGTGCTGTCCCTGGCGTTCTACGGCATGTCGACCTTTGAAGGGCCGATGATGGCAATCAAGACTGTCAACGCCCTCTCCCACTACACCGACTGGACCATTGGCCACGTCCACGCCGGCGCTTTGGGCTGGGTGGCGATGATCACCTTCGGCGCGCTCTATCACATGATTCCGAAGATCTTCGGCCGCGAGCAGATGTACAGCATTGGGCTGATCAACCTGCACTTCTGGCTGGCGACCATCGGCACCGTGCTGTACATCGCCTCGATGTGGGTCAACGGCATCACCCAGGGCCTGATGTGGCGCGCGATCAACGACGACGGCACCCTGACCTATTCGTTCGTAGAGTCGTTGACCGCCAGCCACCCGGGCTACGTCGTTCGTCTGGTGGGCGGGCTGTTCTTCCTCAGCGGCATGCTGCTGATGTGCTGGAACGTGTGGCGGACAGTACGCGTGGCCAACCTCAAGCAAGCCGAGCTGACGGCACAGATAGCTTGA
- a CDS encoding DUF3313 domain-containing protein, giving the protein MKLGLMIGTLCIASIGVVGCASKVQQPDEYSGFLKDYSRLKEAKSPSGAEVMRWIDPKLNVNKYTSVYIEPSQLYPAPKPTEKIPQSTLNGITSYYDQALKRELSKSLPLASAPGPGVIVLRPAITAVSSETESLAPYEYIPVALVAAAVSTASGIRDQETQLATEAVFIDGQSQDVVAQVVRKGIGKPLANSSQQMKPDDVKKVIDGWASDVHQSYLKIKNQ; this is encoded by the coding sequence ATGAAGCTTGGACTTATGATCGGTACGTTGTGTATTGCCTCAATCGGGGTAGTCGGTTGTGCAAGCAAGGTCCAGCAGCCGGATGAATACTCCGGTTTTTTGAAGGATTACAGCCGTCTTAAAGAAGCCAAATCGCCTTCGGGTGCTGAAGTAATGCGCTGGATCGATCCAAAGCTGAATGTGAACAAGTACACCAGCGTCTATATCGAGCCAAGCCAGCTCTACCCGGCGCCGAAACCGACGGAGAAGATCCCGCAAAGCACTTTGAACGGCATCACCAGCTACTACGATCAAGCGCTCAAGCGTGAACTCAGCAAGTCATTGCCCTTGGCCAGTGCCCCCGGGCCGGGCGTAATTGTGCTGCGGCCAGCGATCACTGCCGTGAGCAGCGAGACCGAGAGCCTGGCACCTTACGAATATATTCCGGTAGCGCTGGTGGCGGCTGCGGTCAGTACTGCGTCGGGTATCCGCGATCAGGAAACCCAGCTGGCAACCGAAGCCGTGTTTATTGACGGGCAAAGCCAGGACGTTGTAGCGCAGGTGGTGCGCAAAGGCATCGGCAAGCCGCTGGCGAACAGCAGCCAGCAAATGAAGCCCGATGATGTGAAAAAAGTGATTGATGGCTGGGCATCAGACGTTCATCAGTCGTATCTGAAGATCAAGAATCAGTAA
- the tpx gene encoding thiol peroxidase — translation MAQVTLKGNPVQVKGELPAVGSKAPAFSLVAGNLSDVTLASLAGKRKVLNIFPSVDTPTCATSVRTFNAKANELANTVVLCISADLPFAQARFCGAEGLENVQNLSTLRGREFIENYGVAIADGPLAGLTARAVVVLDENDNVLYSELVKEIAEEPNYEAALAALK, via the coding sequence ATGGCTCAAGTGACGCTTAAAGGCAACCCTGTTCAAGTCAAAGGCGAACTGCCAGCAGTAGGTTCCAAGGCGCCGGCGTTTTCGCTGGTAGCAGGTAATTTGTCCGATGTGACATTGGCCAGCCTTGCGGGTAAACGCAAAGTGCTGAACATCTTCCCGAGCGTTGATACTCCGACCTGCGCGACTTCGGTGCGCACGTTCAACGCCAAGGCCAACGAACTGGCCAACACCGTGGTGCTGTGCATCTCGGCTGACCTGCCGTTTGCCCAGGCCCGTTTCTGCGGTGCCGAAGGTCTGGAAAACGTACAGAACCTGTCGACCCTGCGCGGTCGTGAGTTCATCGAGAACTACGGCGTGGCAATCGCTGATGGTCCGTTGGCTGGTCTGACTGCCCGCGCGGTAGTCGTGCTGGACGAAAACGACAACGTGCTTTACAGCGAGCTGGTTAAAGAAATCGCTGAAGAGCCGAACTACGAAGCAGCACTGGCTGCTTTGAAGTAA
- a CDS encoding MdtA/MuxA family multidrug efflux RND transporter periplasmic adaptor subunit produces MVDHSMQSSVSHKSRRWLFGLLVLLIVVALCWWLWPSASKKAATAQPAGHTSKSGMMRPGFGGSTQAVPVRVSEVTRGDFPVYYKALGTVTALNTINVRSRVAGELVKVYFKEGQMVKAGELLAEIDPRSYQNALLQAEGTLLQNQAQLKNAQVDVQRYRGLYAEDSIAKQTLDTAEALVGQYQGTVKTNQAAVNDAKLNLDFTKIRAPITGRVGLRQLDVGNLVAANDTTALVVITQTEPIVVSFTLPEKDLALVLERYRSGAKLPVQAWNRGDTQELATGVLSSIDNQIDITTGTLKFKALFDNRDQVLFPNQFVNVHLLADTLKNVVLAPTAAIQYGTNGSFVYVMDGDKKVKIRSIKAGVTDGDVTVIEQGLEPGDRVVLEGTDRLRDGGAVEVVNDSTEVPATPAQHLQGGSEADATADGKGKAHE; encoded by the coding sequence ATGGTTGATCATTCAATGCAATCGTCTGTTTCCCACAAATCTCGTCGCTGGCTGTTTGGCCTGCTGGTCCTGTTGATCGTTGTTGCCCTGTGCTGGTGGCTGTGGCCATCCGCCTCGAAAAAGGCAGCGACTGCTCAGCCCGCCGGGCACACCAGCAAGTCGGGGATGATGCGTCCCGGATTCGGCGGTTCGACCCAGGCAGTGCCGGTTCGGGTTTCAGAAGTGACGCGGGGTGATTTTCCGGTCTACTACAAGGCGCTGGGCACGGTAACCGCGCTCAACACGATCAATGTACGCAGCCGGGTGGCAGGCGAGCTGGTCAAGGTCTATTTCAAGGAAGGGCAGATGGTCAAGGCTGGCGAACTGCTGGCTGAAATCGACCCGCGCAGCTATCAAAACGCCTTGCTCCAGGCCGAAGGCACGCTGTTGCAGAATCAGGCCCAGTTGAAAAACGCCCAGGTCGATGTTCAGCGCTATCGTGGCCTGTACGCTGAAGACAGTATCGCCAAGCAGACCCTGGACACCGCAGAAGCACTGGTCGGCCAGTATCAGGGTACGGTCAAGACCAATCAGGCAGCGGTCAACGACGCCAAGCTGAATCTGGACTTCACCAAGATTCGCGCTCCGATCACCGGCCGTGTGGGCCTGCGTCAACTGGACGTCGGCAACCTGGTGGCGGCCAACGACACCACCGCGCTGGTGGTGATCACCCAGACCGAGCCGATTGTGGTCAGCTTCACCTTGCCCGAGAAGGACCTTGCCCTGGTGCTTGAGCGTTATCGCAGCGGCGCCAAGTTGCCGGTACAAGCCTGGAACCGTGGCGACACCCAGGAGCTGGCAACAGGGGTGTTGAGCAGTATCGATAACCAGATTGATATCACCACCGGCACCTTGAAGTTCAAGGCCCTGTTCGATAACCGCGATCAGGTGTTGTTCCCCAATCAGTTCGTTAACGTGCACCTGCTGGCCGACACCCTGAAAAATGTGGTCCTGGCCCCGACCGCAGCGATTCAGTACGGCACCAACGGTTCGTTCGTCTATGTGATGGACGGCGACAAAAAGGTCAAGATTCGCAGCATCAAGGCCGGTGTCACCGACGGTGATGTGACGGTGATCGAACAAGGCCTCGAGCCCGGCGATCGCGTAGTGCTTGAAGGCACAGACCGCCTGCGTGATGGCGGTGCGGTGGAAGTGGTCAACGACAGCACCGAGGTGCCGGCCACTCCGGCGCAGCACCTGCAAGGCGGGTCTGAAGCCGATGCAACGGCTGATGGCAAGGGCAAGGCCCACGAATGA